A genomic window from Agreia sp. COWG includes:
- a CDS encoding helix-turn-helix domain-containing protein has product MPRPTPPPGPAHTPKQQFGQELRYRRERAGLTAEQLARAVNRDRRTITSAEQGRDLPSEAIVYALEQLLHGEGLLLSYYEAVVMAKRREKLHMDEVHNGVSPDALNEDASEFLRETVPDGTIMLPGQRFDKTWTIRNVGTVPWNERRLSRMGIAAGPGLITTPAFMEIPTTQPGEEITLVIPCIAHIIQGTSIASFKMTDAQKKLYFPYSRYTIGLAVQVTVVERLQRDGQ; this is encoded by the coding sequence ATGCCGCGACCAACCCCGCCCCCCGGCCCCGCTCACACGCCAAAGCAGCAGTTCGGCCAGGAGCTGCGCTACCGACGAGAAAGAGCCGGTCTCACAGCCGAGCAACTTGCTCGGGCAGTCAACCGCGACAGACGCACGATCACGAGCGCTGAGCAAGGCCGAGACCTTCCGTCCGAGGCGATCGTCTACGCACTCGAGCAGCTTCTGCACGGCGAAGGTCTTCTCCTCTCGTACTACGAAGCAGTCGTGATGGCGAAGCGCCGCGAGAAACTCCACATGGATGAAGTGCACAACGGAGTTTCGCCTGACGCGTTGAACGAGGATGCCTCCGAGTTCCTTCGCGAAACTGTGCCTGACGGAACGATTATGTTGCCCGGCCAGCGTTTCGACAAGACATGGACCATTCGCAATGTCGGCACCGTGCCGTGGAACGAGAGGCGCCTGTCTCGGATGGGTATCGCGGCCGGACCGGGCTTGATCACGACGCCGGCATTCATGGAGATCCCCACCACGCAACCAGGGGAAGAGATCACACTAGTTATCCCGTGCATCGCCCACATCATCCAAGGAACCAGCATCGCCTCCTTCAAAATGACCGACGCACAGAAGAAGCTCTATTTTCCATACTCCCGGTACACCATCGGTCTGGCGGTGCAGGTCACCGTCGTCGAACGTTTGCAACGCGACGGCCAATAG
- a CDS encoding DUF2510 domain-containing protein has protein sequence MSTTAPGWYDDGSGKNRWWDGNAWTENVQEAAAAVTVSARDAKLAALQAQPGTVWSAIGKPMSGIGAGRYRLTEDILFFEKGAISTKAQQIHANEIHDVDGSQTMTQKARGVGTIKLHAIRPSGTEVVLLEDVENFRDGVTQINRIAHEARMRHQQRSQTQYVNHNGSAYAPGAIPVPSPAPAGPAGVDLNSEIAKLAAYHQQGILSDEEFTAGKRKLLGI, from the coding sequence ATGAGCACCACGGCACCAGGCTGGTACGACGATGGTTCGGGCAAGAACAGGTGGTGGGATGGGAACGCTTGGACCGAGAACGTCCAGGAAGCCGCCGCAGCGGTGACAGTGTCGGCGCGTGATGCGAAGCTCGCGGCTCTGCAGGCTCAGCCTGGGACGGTGTGGTCTGCCATCGGGAAGCCTATGTCGGGTATCGGTGCTGGGCGGTACCGGCTGACAGAAGACATTCTGTTCTTCGAGAAGGGGGCGATCTCCACGAAGGCGCAGCAGATTCACGCGAACGAGATCCACGACGTCGATGGGTCACAGACGATGACGCAGAAGGCCCGAGGCGTTGGAACGATCAAGCTGCACGCGATCCGCCCGTCCGGCACTGAGGTGGTTTTGCTGGAGGACGTCGAGAACTTCCGCGACGGGGTGACACAGATCAACCGGATCGCCCACGAAGCCAGGATGCGGCACCAGCAGCGATCTCAGACGCAATACGTGAACCACAACGGATCGGCCTACGCCCCCGGAGCAATCCCAGTACCTTCGCCTGCTCCAGCGGGCCCGGCCGGCGTCGACCTGAATAGCGAGATCGCGAAGCTCGCGGCCTACCACCAGCAGGGCATCCTTTCTGACGAGGAGTTCACCGCTGGGAAAAGAAAACTGCTCGGCATCTGA
- a CDS encoding IS5 family transposase (programmed frameshift), whose protein sequence is MSRSAVLSDSQWALIQPVLPSSTGRAGRPFRDDRHVVEGIIYRYRCGLPWRDVPAEFGPWQTLWKRHRRYSGEGVWDEVLSVLLTDADARGLVDWSVSIDSTINRAHQHAANLPRDTGAPSNYTNLREEPADHAIGRSRGGLSTKIHALVDGHGRPLVLLTSPGQAGDSPMFPYLMDQLRIARSGAGRPRTRPERVRADKAYSSRAIRAHLRERGIEAVIPQPSDQIGHRIRRGSRGGRPPGFDRDDYKNRNVVERNFATFKQWRGLATRYDKLAITYRGGAVLRAITIWSKALIGAHSH, encoded by the exons GTGTCGCGTTCTGCTGTTCTTTCTGATTCTCAATGGGCCCTGATCCAGCCTGTGTTGCCGTCGTCGACGGGGCGGGCGGGGCGACCGTTTCGTGACGATCGCCACGTGGTCGAGGGCATCATCTACCGGTATCGGTGCGGTCTGCCATGGCGTGATGTTCCGGCGGAGTTCGGTCCTTGGCAGACGCTCTGGAAACGCCACCGCCGCTACAGCGGCGAGGGCGTCTGGGACGAGGTCCTCAGTGTGCTGCTCACTGATGCTGACGCGCGCGGGCTGGTGGATTGGTCGGTATCGATCGACTCGACGATCAATCGCGCTCATCAGCACGCCGCGAACCTCCCTCGTGACACA GGGGCTCCCTCGAATTACACGAATCTACGGGAGGAACCCGCTGATCATGCGATCGGCCGATCACGCGGTGGGTTGAGCACGAAGATTCACGCCCTCGTCGACGGTCATGGCCGACCATTGGTGTTGTTGACCAGTCCGGGACAGGCCGGTGACTCGCCGATGTTCCCGTACCTGATGGACCAGCTGCGAATCGCACGGTCAGGAGCCGGCCGTCCCCGCACGAGGCCCGAGCGGGTTCGCGCGGACAAGGCCTACTCGTCCCGCGCGATCCGCGCCCACCTGCGCGAACGTGGCATCGAGGCTGTGATCCCACAACCCTCAGACCAGATCGGGCATCGGATCCGGCGCGGCAGCCGAGGAGGCCGCCCGCCCGGCTTCGATCGCGACGACTACAAGAACCGCAACGTCGTCGAGCGGAACTTCGCGACCTTCAAACAATGGCGAGGCCTCGCCACCCGCTACGACAAACTCGCTATCACCTACCGCGGCGGAGCCGTCCTCCGAGCCATCACTATCTGGTCAAAGGCCCTCATAGGCGCCCACTCGCATTAG